From a region of the Salinispira pacifica genome:
- a CDS encoding MarC family protein, with protein MLQIYLSAFAGYFVIVDPIGVSLVFHALTDGRERKYTRTMAVKAVGISLVLVSVFGLFGKSFLEGLGIGMDAFRIAGGLLLFYTAFGMIVHPGEEESREITGSSPRDISVYPLSIPMIAGPGALTYTVLEFSRNAGTLESLLPLFLAIFTVYAIALVMFLASGRIVKVAGRTANNVFKRLLGILLASLAIQFIIDGIAGAFRA; from the coding sequence ATGCTTCAGATATATTTATCCGCATTTGCGGGCTATTTTGTGATTGTTGATCCCATCGGGGTTTCGCTGGTGTTCCATGCTCTCACCGACGGCAGGGAGCGTAAATATACCAGAACCATGGCGGTAAAAGCCGTGGGCATTTCTCTGGTCCTGGTGAGCGTATTCGGTCTGTTCGGCAAGTCCTTTCTTGAGGGATTGGGTATCGGCATGGATGCTTTCCGGATTGCCGGAGGTTTGCTCCTGTTCTACACCGCATTCGGAATGATTGTTCATCCCGGGGAGGAAGAATCCCGGGAAATCACCGGAAGCAGCCCCAGAGATATTTCAGTCTATCCCCTGAGCATCCCCATGATCGCCGGTCCCGGGGCTTTGACCTATACGGTTCTGGAGTTTTCCCGGAACGCAGGAACCCTTGAGAGCCTGCTGCCCCTCTTTCTTGCAATCTTTACCGTCTACGCCATTGCTTTGGTGATGTTTCTGGCATCAGGAAGGATCGTGAAAGTCGCCGGGCGCACCGCCAACAATGTATTTAAGCGGCTGCTGGGCATCCTTCTGGCGTCCCTGGCCATCCAGTTTATTATTGACGGCATTGCGGGTGCATTCAGGGCCTAA
- a CDS encoding ATP-binding cassette domain-containing protein, with amino-acid sequence MRNSTHIDAAGKGMYQIAVRMAEYSAGLILFFLLWWGGSVLAGPGVLPGPGRVLDLIASPGLIADFLVELSRTLSRALLGFAAAWIISIPLGLLIGGSGFSRRVAFFPVFLLQGAPPLLWITPLVLWLGTKGAAAPAVAFLVTTPLLLSHIVEARRQIRDYEYQLFRIYNNRPRTLWTELYIPRLLPALKTNAHLGMMTAVKSAMVAEWFAAQDGFGRRINSFYQFFEVDRFFAWALLFLLSMAVLSLCIRLILRYSFPERTSTAAPMQQTGTFQPVQSDEAAAMAVQTGTQLGIQVRQLRVSFGRHKIFSGMNFSVSPERPLVIHGPSGCGKTTLLKTIGGLYTPDEGTVQRPHELAMLFQDDLLLEHRDALGNTLLPVLPSPSAENINRAAHMLDLWGLEGFYHHFPSQLSGGMRKRLSMARAWYLRPRALLMDEPFNNLDKSARDDIWDRFFLLHSRRPVPTIIITHYPEELAGRAVDSCSWSELLRP; translated from the coding sequence GTGCGGAATTCCACACATATTGATGCTGCCGGGAAGGGGATGTATCAGATTGCGGTGAGAATGGCCGAATATTCCGCCGGACTGATACTCTTTTTCCTGCTCTGGTGGGGAGGGAGCGTGCTTGCCGGGCCGGGAGTATTACCGGGGCCCGGCAGGGTTCTGGATCTTATTGCGTCTCCGGGGCTCATTGCTGATTTTCTGGTTGAGCTGTCCAGGACCCTGTCCCGTGCCCTGCTGGGGTTTGCCGCCGCATGGATTATCAGCATTCCCCTTGGGCTGCTCATCGGCGGCAGCGGCTTCAGTAGAAGGGTTGCGTTTTTCCCGGTTTTTCTTCTTCAAGGAGCGCCCCCTCTGCTCTGGATTACTCCTCTGGTGCTGTGGCTGGGTACCAAAGGGGCCGCCGCCCCCGCTGTGGCGTTTCTGGTAACCACTCCATTGCTCCTCAGTCACATCGTGGAAGCCCGCCGTCAGATCAGGGATTACGAATACCAGCTTTTCAGGATATATAACAACAGGCCCCGGACCCTCTGGACCGAACTCTACATCCCCCGTCTCCTGCCTGCGTTAAAGACCAACGCACATCTTGGCATGATGACAGCAGTGAAAAGCGCAATGGTCGCAGAATGGTTTGCCGCCCAGGACGGTTTCGGCAGACGCATCAACTCATTTTATCAGTTTTTCGAAGTTGACCGGTTCTTTGCCTGGGCTCTGCTGTTTCTTCTGAGCATGGCCGTTCTGTCTCTCTGCATTCGTCTGATTCTCCGCTACAGCTTTCCGGAGCGGACATCCACAGCTGCTCCCATGCAGCAGACCGGCACGTTCCAGCCTGTTCAGTCTGATGAGGCGGCAGCAATGGCTGTTCAAACCGGCACACAGCTGGGCATTCAGGTAAGACAGCTCAGAGTCAGCTTCGGCAGGCACAAAATATTCAGCGGGATGAATTTTTCCGTTTCACCGGAACGGCCGCTGGTAATTCACGGTCCTTCAGGCTGCGGCAAAACAACACTTCTGAAGACAATAGGGGGGCTGTACACCCCCGATGAGGGAACTGTTCAGCGGCCCCATGAGCTGGCAATGCTGTTCCAGGATGACCTGCTGCTGGAACATCGGGATGCCCTGGGCAACACTCTGCTTCCCGTGCTCCCTTCGCCCTCTGCTGAAAATATCAATCGTGCGGCACACATGCTGGACCTTTGGGGACTGGAAGGATTTTACCATCATTTTCCCAGCCAGCTGTCCGGGGGAATGCGGAAACGTCTTTCCATGGCTCGGGCATGGTATCTCAGGCCCAGAGCCCTGCTCATGGATGAACCCTTCAATAACCTGGATAAAAGCGCCCGGGATGATATATGGGACCGATTCTTTCTGCTTCATTCCCGCAGACCGGTACCAACCATTATCATCACCCACTATCCGGAGGAGCTTGCGGGCAGGGCGGTAGACTCCTGTTCCTGGAGCGAACTTCTTAGGCCCTGA
- a CDS encoding ABC transporter substrate-binding protein — MNKNIASFMLAAVFSAVLFASPSPETDGQISMAYPKTISSIPFLELAERHPGDYEGRDFTDHPQALGQLLNGEIDLLASGFTVGYTRYQAAGDIRYLFGHVWGISSIMTSSEISGLEELSGGSIYVPFEGSPIEVQISALLEELGLADEIELSYAPFPQAAGLLVQGKADAAVLVEPIASKLEASGNAFRFQTIQDSYALLSGGEMRSPQVSVFALEATAARVSDELEQLQDRLSRITAEIVEDPAYYGNKYAEYFELPAPVIQRGLQQALFDFPGEEEEVELIQLYSRIMNIEDPGAEFHTY, encoded by the coding sequence ATGAACAAAAATATTGCGTCTTTCATGCTGGCTGCAGTTTTCTCTGCAGTGCTTTTTGCATCACCGTCACCGGAGACTGATGGTCAAATCTCCATGGCATATCCCAAAACCATCAGTTCAATTCCGTTTCTGGAGCTGGCAGAGCGTCACCCCGGGGATTATGAAGGCAGGGATTTTACCGATCATCCCCAGGCACTGGGACAGCTGCTGAATGGCGAGATCGATTTGCTGGCTTCAGGTTTTACTGTGGGCTACACTCGGTATCAGGCTGCAGGGGATATCCGCTATCTTTTTGGTCATGTCTGGGGAATATCTTCTATCATGACATCTTCAGAAATTTCCGGCCTGGAGGAATTGAGTGGCGGCAGCATCTATGTGCCCTTTGAAGGCAGTCCCATTGAAGTACAGATTTCCGCACTTCTGGAAGAGCTGGGGCTGGCAGATGAGATTGAGCTGTCATATGCACCCTTTCCCCAGGCAGCAGGACTGCTGGTTCAGGGTAAGGCGGATGCCGCCGTTCTGGTGGAACCCATCGCCAGCAAGCTGGAAGCTTCGGGCAATGCTTTTCGCTTTCAAACCATCCAGGACAGTTATGCACTGCTTTCCGGAGGGGAGATGCGCAGTCCCCAGGTGAGCGTGTTTGCCCTGGAAGCAACTGCAGCCCGAGTATCCGATGAACTGGAGCAGCTGCAGGACCGTCTTTCCCGAATTACCGCAGAGATTGTTGAAGATCCCGCATATTATGGCAACAAATACGCTGAGTATTTCGAACTTCCCGCTCCGGTGATTCAGAGAGGCCTTCAGCAGGCCCTTTTTGATTTCCCCGGTGAAGAGGAAGAGGTCGAACTCATTCAACTCTATTCCCGCATTATGAACATCGAGGATCCGGGTGCGGAATTCCACACATATTGA
- a CDS encoding alpha/beta fold hydrolase has protein sequence MHSKMKKPHLLLLHNGFQNAGTWDALLPRLSDLFHPHAPNRHGYDPHNELVFPDSGAGETLDSIESGRLELEQWIKNNIPEDEEYFIWGHCLGGAIASAYASTAPRGLRGMLCEACGFFSNETLAHKAELLVPPFEELPPEIQSSFREQHGHSRAERLWKIISTHRDSYIMNPDYSILNILEKIEVPVILWQGDRDPYFTPQHSRRALTHLQRGRLQIEPGGKHDMHNQFPLKGIDLVRDLPD, from the coding sequence ATGCACAGCAAAATGAAAAAGCCCCATCTACTGCTCCTCCACAATGGTTTTCAAAATGCCGGAACATGGGATGCGCTGCTGCCCCGGCTCTCCGATCTCTTTCACCCCCATGCACCCAACCGGCACGGCTATGATCCCCACAACGAACTGGTGTTCCCCGACAGCGGCGCAGGTGAAACCCTGGACAGCATAGAGTCGGGTCGGCTCGAATTGGAGCAGTGGATCAAAAACAACATCCCTGAAGATGAAGAGTATTTCATCTGGGGGCATTGCCTGGGCGGCGCAATCGCATCGGCCTATGCGTCCACCGCTCCCCGGGGATTGCGTGGGATGCTGTGTGAAGCCTGCGGATTCTTTTCCAATGAAACTCTGGCCCATAAGGCTGAACTGCTTGTCCCGCCGTTTGAAGAACTGCCGCCGGAAATTCAATCATCGTTCCGTGAACAGCACGGGCATTCACGGGCTGAACGTTTGTGGAAGATTATCAGCACCCACAGGGACAGCTATATTATGAATCCCGATTACAGCATTCTGAATATTCTTGAAAAGATTGAAGTTCCCGTTATTCTTTGGCAGGGCGACAGGGATCCCTATTTCACTCCCCAGCACAGCAGGAGAGCCCTCACCCATCTGCAGCGGGGGCGGCTGCAGATTGAGCCCGGAGGGAAGCATGACATGCACAATCAATTTCCCCTGAAGGGCATCGACCTGGTGAGAGACCTTCCGGACTGA
- a CDS encoding NifB/NifX family molybdenum-iron cluster-binding protein, with translation MKTAVPVLQNKADSPLSGHFGSAPFFAIFDQSSTEPEFFDCANRRSQGCAPVEELIAMNVSTVVCLGMGRGAIRKLEAAGITCRFPLQAPGRLDALMSAYASGSLNLSTDSGVCTEHGDHDGDHQGHAGHCRH, from the coding sequence ATGAAAACCGCCGTACCAGTTTTACAAAACAAAGCAGACAGCCCTCTTTCAGGGCATTTCGGTTCCGCCCCCTTCTTCGCCATTTTTGACCAGTCGTCCACCGAGCCCGAGTTTTTCGACTGCGCCAACCGGCGAAGCCAGGGTTGTGCGCCGGTGGAGGAGCTGATTGCCATGAATGTCAGCACTGTGGTCTGTCTGGGTATGGGCCGGGGGGCTATCCGGAAACTTGAAGCAGCGGGAATTACCTGCCGGTTTCCCCTGCAGGCTCCCGGTCGTCTGGACGCCCTCATGTCCGCCTATGCCTCAGGTTCTCTCAATCTCAGCACCGACAGCGGGGTGTGTACGGAACATGGAGACCATGACGGCGATCATCAGGGGCATGCAGGCCATTGCCGCCACTGA
- a CDS encoding DUF134 domain-containing protein → MPRIKGCRKISGNPGSRFFKPRGVPMRELKVQTLELDEFEALRLADAQGLYHADAAEKMGISRQSFGLIIKSARKKVAVALAAGDALAINASEYCAEIEAVEAAVSVSDP, encoded by the coding sequence ATGCCAAGAATAAAGGGCTGTAGAAAAATATCAGGAAATCCCGGCTCCCGGTTTTTTAAACCCCGGGGGGTGCCGATGCGGGAACTGAAGGTACAGACACTTGAACTGGATGAATTTGAAGCCCTCAGACTTGCGGACGCCCAGGGGCTGTATCATGCAGATGCAGCCGAAAAAATGGGCATCTCACGCCAGTCATTCGGGCTGATTATCAAATCCGCCCGGAAAAAGGTGGCCGTTGCTTTAGCCGCAGGAGATGCTCTGGCAATCAATGCATCTGAGTATTGTGCGGAAATTGAAGCCGTTGAGGCGGCTGTATCAGTTTCTGATCCCTAA
- a CDS encoding DUF1295 domain-containing protein, whose protein sequence is MKRCILMLAAAAVLFAAMGALAYSGSVVQIPEKASALELVILISLSLGIMSFLFGMITSDYSWVDRLWSTAPVLFAWIYALKADFSPIVLLPVIVVSLWGARLTFNFARRGGYSGMEDYRWPILRKRIGNEWLWQLFNLLFICGFQIGLFILFTSPLAPLSRMSAAVSGSVSDLFTAIPPAGYAALAAMLFFIGLETVADQQQWDFHKAKALSKAAKTPVAGKTTGAGKPREEDAQWLAAYPWKDDISQGFLSSGLFSIIRHPNYLGELGVWWSLYLFSAAVQATLFHWSISGAVLLSVLFVGSTAFTEGITASKYPEYERFQASTPALIPLNLKGGSSAAREDS, encoded by the coding sequence ATGAAACGATGTATATTGATGCTTGCAGCTGCAGCAGTACTCTTCGCCGCAATGGGAGCCCTGGCATATTCGGGGTCTGTTGTTCAGATCCCGGAAAAGGCTTCCGCTCTGGAACTGGTAATACTCATTTCCCTTTCTCTGGGAATAATGAGTTTTCTCTTCGGAATGATAACTTCCGATTATTCATGGGTGGACCGCCTGTGGAGTACGGCTCCCGTGCTGTTTGCCTGGATTTATGCTCTCAAGGCGGATTTTTCACCCATAGTGCTTCTTCCGGTGATAGTTGTCAGCCTCTGGGGTGCACGGCTCACGTTTAATTTTGCCCGCCGCGGGGGGTACAGCGGTATGGAGGATTACCGATGGCCCATCCTCAGAAAAAGAATCGGAAACGAATGGCTGTGGCAGCTGTTTAATCTGCTGTTTATCTGCGGCTTCCAAATCGGGCTGTTTATTCTTTTTACTTCACCCCTTGCACCCCTGAGCCGCATGAGCGCGGCAGTATCCGGATCTGTTTCCGATCTGTTTACCGCCATTCCTCCGGCGGGGTACGCCGCTCTGGCAGCCATGCTGTTTTTCATTGGTCTGGAGACCGTTGCAGATCAGCAGCAGTGGGATTTCCACAAAGCGAAGGCATTGAGTAAGGCAGCGAAGACTCCAGTAGCCGGGAAGACTACCGGGGCCGGGAAGCCCCGGGAGGAAGATGCTCAATGGTTGGCAGCATACCCATGGAAAGATGATATTTCCCAGGGCTTTCTCTCCTCCGGGCTTTTCTCCATAATCCGGCATCCGAACTATCTGGGTGAACTGGGGGTGTGGTGGAGTCTGTATCTGTTTTCCGCAGCCGTGCAGGCCACCCTCTTTCACTGGAGCATCAGCGGTGCCGTGCTGCTCAGTGTTCTTTTCGTCGGTTCCACCGCATTTACCGAAGGGATAACCGCCTCTAAATATCCGGAGTATGAGCGGTTTCAGGCTTCAACTCCTGCGCTCATCCCCCTGAATTTGAAAGGCGGCAGTTCTGCCGCCCGGGAAGATTCCTGA
- a CDS encoding transposase produces MFRKNEGHKQQRMFTSVDQLPETARKHLEQSWAQVFYHEYFCRINEEVFSVLYSDKHSRPNTPINILVGFETLKSGFGLSDERLYDHFMFDLKFRYALGLKDFDEGNFELRTIYNFRSAVSAYEEEHRVNLIHKASEQITDEQLKQFQIKTGLQRMDSTMVQSNIRKMSRLQLLVEIIHRFYRMLSEEEQKAYEQLFARYVKEDSLHYCCRVKRDEMDGRLEQLGKDLSTMLECFEDVHGDEKAYQQAFRVFGEHFRFEQESIVVRESKELGGSTLQSPDDEEATFRTKSRESSRGYGANITETCDEDNNLQLISRVSVAPNITDDQQFLAEDIENLKEREGIDEVYTDAGYTGEAAAKATATYQVSQHVSAIKGRKKEKTRVGLEDFTVTRTSEGKVTAIICPNGQGGELRESKKAADRYTAGFSADGCQACPFVNQCPAKRLKKRPSYVLHFTATDLRVAATRKQVAETGKEITNKRASIESTVRSVIHPFGGHLCKLPVRGRHRVTTMMVLSAMMVNIRRIRGYLFPEDGSKPIPDGYALC; encoded by the coding sequence ATGTTTCGAAAGAACGAAGGACATAAGCAGCAGAGAATGTTTACATCGGTGGACCAACTTCCTGAGACTGCAAGAAAACACCTTGAACAGTCCTGGGCACAGGTTTTCTACCATGAATATTTCTGCAGGATTAACGAGGAGGTCTTCTCCGTTCTCTACAGTGATAAGCATTCACGGCCCAACACGCCTATCAATATTCTGGTAGGCTTTGAAACCCTCAAATCCGGATTCGGCTTAAGTGACGAGCGACTCTATGATCATTTCATGTTTGATCTGAAGTTCCGCTACGCCCTGGGCTTGAAGGACTTTGACGAAGGAAACTTTGAGCTGCGTACTATCTACAACTTCCGCTCAGCGGTGAGTGCCTATGAAGAGGAACACAGGGTTAATCTGATTCACAAGGCAAGTGAACAGATAACCGACGAGCAATTGAAACAGTTTCAGATAAAAACCGGCCTACAGCGGATGGATTCAACCATGGTGCAGAGTAACATCCGCAAGATGAGCCGTCTGCAGCTGTTGGTAGAAATCATCCATCGCTTTTACCGTATGCTCAGTGAAGAAGAACAGAAAGCGTATGAGCAGCTGTTTGCCAGGTATGTGAAAGAAGACTCCCTGCACTATTGCTGCCGGGTGAAACGGGACGAGATGGACGGGCGACTTGAGCAGCTTGGAAAAGATCTATCGACTATGCTGGAATGTTTTGAAGACGTGCACGGAGATGAAAAAGCGTACCAGCAGGCCTTCAGGGTTTTTGGTGAACACTTTCGTTTTGAACAGGAATCTATCGTTGTGCGAGAAAGTAAAGAACTCGGTGGTAGCACCTTGCAGTCTCCTGATGATGAAGAGGCCACCTTCAGGACGAAAAGCAGAGAAAGCTCCCGGGGGTATGGTGCAAATATCACGGAAACTTGCGATGAAGATAATAATCTCCAACTCATCAGCAGGGTAAGTGTGGCGCCAAACATAACCGATGACCAGCAATTTCTGGCCGAAGATATTGAGAACCTGAAAGAGCGGGAGGGAATCGATGAAGTGTATACCGATGCGGGGTATACGGGAGAGGCGGCAGCCAAGGCAACAGCAACATATCAGGTAAGCCAGCACGTGAGTGCCATCAAGGGAAGGAAAAAAGAGAAGACGAGAGTGGGCCTGGAAGATTTCACCGTCACTCGAACCAGTGAAGGAAAGGTGACTGCTATCATCTGTCCAAATGGCCAGGGCGGGGAGCTGCGGGAAAGTAAAAAAGCAGCAGACCGCTATACCGCCGGGTTTTCTGCCGACGGCTGTCAGGCTTGCCCCTTTGTCAACCAGTGCCCGGCAAAGCGGCTGAAAAAGCGACCAAGTTATGTTCTTCATTTTACTGCGACCGATTTGCGGGTTGCCGCCACCAGGAAGCAGGTAGCAGAAACAGGAAAAGAGATTACCAATAAGCGGGCATCAATAGAGAGTACCGTTCGAAGTGTTATTCACCCCTTTGGTGGCCATCTCTGTAAACTACCAGTGCGGGGCAGGCATCGGGTTACCACCATGATGGTCTTGAGTGCCATGATGGTTAACATTCGCAGAATCAGGGGATACCTGTTTCCCGAAGATGGGTCAAAACCAATTCCGGATGGATATGCACTCTGTTAG
- a CDS encoding diacylglycerol/polyprenol kinase family protein, translating to MNQLLGLVFSFGFVFIVMAISSILLSSGRLSPPAARKFIHIAVGHWWFIAMFTMQDPGIAVIGPIFFIVINYVIYRTKLLPAMGDAGSNPGTVYYPVSLLILVVLTWYTPLPKWTGGLAVMILAWGDGLAAVAGERNGKSGRKIRVPGGRKSLAGTMAMFGASLAAALIMQLLFSGAAGLPEIMATGLLLAAVATLVELYTPFGLDNLTVPLSSILVFRLLTGLFS from the coding sequence ATGAATCAATTGCTGGGTCTCGTGTTTTCTTTCGGATTCGTGTTTATTGTCATGGCAATCTCCAGTATCCTTCTGTCTTCAGGCCGTCTCAGTCCTCCGGCAGCCAGAAAATTCATCCACATTGCGGTGGGTCATTGGTGGTTCATAGCCATGTTCACCATGCAGGATCCGGGCATAGCCGTCATCGGCCCCATCTTCTTCATTGTCATCAACTATGTGATATACCGCACAAAGCTGCTGCCTGCCATGGGGGACGCCGGATCCAATCCCGGGACTGTGTACTATCCGGTGAGCCTGCTCATACTTGTGGTTCTCACCTGGTACACTCCCCTGCCGAAATGGACCGGAGGATTGGCAGTGATGATTCTCGCCTGGGGAGACGGGCTTGCGGCTGTTGCAGGCGAAAGAAATGGTAAATCGGGAAGAAAAATTCGTGTTCCCGGCGGGAGAAAAAGTCTGGCCGGCACCATGGCCATGTTCGGCGCATCCCTTGCTGCCGCATTGATCATGCAGCTTCTGTTTTCGGGTGCCGCCGGTCTGCCGGAAATCATGGCAACAGGATTGCTCCTGGCAGCAGTCGCCACCCTGGTGGAACTCTATACTCCTTTCGGGTTGGATAATCTGACGGTTCCGCTGAGTTCGATTCTGGTGTTCCGGCTCTTGACCGGACTGTTTAGTTAG
- a CDS encoding DUF92 domain-containing protein, whose translation MRDFLILGPLENLNAAFLFIRISAAVAANLLLAYTAYRKGSVDGSGAAAGFGLGFAIYLGGGISAWFVLGLFFVSSSLLSRLGKVQKTLLEKIHDKGSIRDAWQAGANAAPAAACMLGFAATGSPMFAAGFLGSMACAASDTWASELGVLSGARPRSIISWKPLQKGQSGAVSIPGTLASAAGAGTIALGSVPLLYLLPGGFLWKAIALPAAVSGFAGSLIDSVLGATVQALYEDSHGNYTEKRYETLYSENRGDIRIATRLVKGYSWITNDMVNIISNAASSLLAITGYLILS comes from the coding sequence ATGAGGGATTTTCTCATACTTGGTCCGCTGGAAAATCTGAATGCGGCCTTTCTTTTTATACGAATCAGCGCAGCTGTTGCGGCAAATCTTTTGCTGGCCTACACCGCTTACCGCAAAGGGAGCGTGGATGGGTCCGGGGCGGCGGCGGGGTTCGGTCTGGGATTCGCGATATATCTTGGGGGCGGTATCAGCGCATGGTTTGTTCTGGGGCTGTTTTTCGTGAGTTCTTCACTGCTGAGCCGGCTGGGAAAAGTTCAGAAAACCCTGCTTGAAAAGATTCATGACAAAGGAAGCATCAGGGATGCCTGGCAGGCGGGTGCAAACGCCGCCCCGGCAGCGGCATGCATGCTGGGCTTTGCGGCCACCGGATCGCCCATGTTTGCAGCGGGATTTCTCGGTTCCATGGCCTGTGCGGCTTCGGACACCTGGGCAAGCGAACTGGGCGTCCTTTCCGGCGCCCGCCCCAGATCCATTATCAGCTGGAAGCCGCTGCAGAAGGGACAAAGCGGCGCAGTTTCCATTCCGGGAACCCTGGCTTCCGCAGCGGGTGCGGGAACCATCGCTCTGGGATCGGTGCCTCTGCTTTACCTGCTTCCCGGAGGATTTCTCTGGAAGGCTATCGCCCTGCCCGCTGCCGTCAGCGGATTTGCGGGCAGCCTCATAGATTCCGTACTGGGTGCCACGGTCCAGGCACTCTATGAAGATTCCCATGGAAATTACACGGAAAAACGCTATGAAACCCTCTACTCCGAGAACCGCGGCGACATCAGAATTGCCACCCGGCTTGTGAAGGGCTACAGCTGGATAACCAACGACATGGTAAACATTATCTCCAACGCTGCTTCAAGCCTTCTGGCAATCACCGGTTACCTCATCCTGAGCTGA
- a CDS encoding YfcC family protein: MPETMNSSVKIGARAFATAVLILLGLMIVSGLLTVFLPSGEYERVQLEDRSLITPGSYEEVEKPDYPVWRWFTAPVEILFTPGNVTLITLILFLFAVGGSITILEQIHVMDLLVQMLIDKFQRNKYVLMAVTIFIFMALPSLLGIYEGLVPVIIFVVPMARRLGWDSLTGLGMSLLPMAFGLAAAISNPFTIAVAQTIADLPLFSGSWLRIIFFVLVYIALFLFVYRHARKVERKPESSPCHTADAELGEVEVHDFSDTHIHLVRRGLIWFSVWIGIALVVVLGVAFFPDLGFLAFPLMGLMFLVGGFGAGVFSGHRLARVAHIFLKGGLNIIPGAFLIMLAYSVKYIIDSGMVTDTLLFMAADAIEQASPFQSVLLIYGITLVMNFFIGSASAKAFLMMPILVPLADLVGITRQTTVLAFGYGDGFSNMIFPTNPLLLIALSFTVVSYTKWLKWTIPLQIIMAAFSLLFMFIAVQIGFGPF; the protein is encoded by the coding sequence ATGCCTGAAACCATGAACAGCTCCGTGAAAATCGGAGCCCGAGCCTTTGCAACTGCAGTTCTGATCCTGCTGGGACTGATGATCGTCAGCGGGCTTCTCACCGTATTTCTGCCCTCCGGCGAGTATGAACGGGTTCAGCTGGAGGATCGCAGCCTGATCACCCCGGGGTCCTATGAAGAAGTTGAAAAGCCCGATTACCCGGTATGGCGCTGGTTCACCGCCCCGGTGGAGATTCTGTTTACTCCGGGCAATGTGACCCTCATAACCCTCATTCTCTTTCTTTTTGCCGTGGGAGGTTCCATCACCATTCTGGAACAGATCCATGTAATGGACCTGCTGGTGCAGATGCTCATCGATAAATTTCAGCGGAATAAGTATGTTCTGATGGCGGTTACCATTTTCATTTTCATGGCCCTGCCGTCTTTGCTGGGGATCTACGAAGGGCTGGTGCCGGTAATCATTTTTGTAGTTCCCATGGCCCGGCGGCTGGGCTGGGACAGCCTTACCGGGCTGGGGATGAGCCTTCTTCCAATGGCCTTCGGTCTGGCCGCCGCCATCTCCAATCCCTTCACCATCGCAGTTGCCCAGACCATTGCCGATCTTCCGTTGTTCAGCGGTTCCTGGCTGAGAATCATCTTTTTTGTTCTGGTCTACATCGCCCTCTTTCTCTTTGTGTACCGCCATGCCCGGAAAGTTGAACGGAAACCTGAATCCAGTCCCTGTCACACGGCGGATGCCGAGCTCGGAGAGGTGGAGGTCCACGATTTTTCCGACACACACATCCATCTGGTGCGCCGGGGGCTGATATGGTTCAGTGTCTGGATCGGGATAGCCCTGGTCGTGGTTCTGGGAGTTGCGTTTTTTCCGGATCTGGGGTTTCTGGCCTTTCCCCTCATGGGGTTGATGTTTCTCGTCGGCGGGTTCGGGGCCGGGGTGTTCAGCGGACACCGACTTGCCAGGGTGGCACACATATTTTTGAAAGGCGGGTTGAACATTATTCCCGGGGCATTCCTGATTATGCTTGCCTACAGCGTGAAATACATCATCGATTCGGGGATGGTTACCGATACCCTTCTGTTCATGGCAGCGGATGCCATAGAGCAGGCCAGTCCCTTCCAGTCGGTGCTTCTGATTTACGGTATCACTCTGGTTATGAACTTTTTCATCGGCTCGGCCTCGGCAAAGGCTTTTTTAATGATGCCAATACTGGTACCCCTGGCGGACCTGGTGGGAATTACCCGTCAGACCACTGTTCTGGCCTTCGGCTACGGTGATGGTTTCAGCAATATGATATTTCCCACCAATCCCCTGCTTCTCATTGCATTGAGTTTCACGGTGGTTTCCTACACCAAATGGCTGAAATGGACCATTCCCCTTCAGATTATTATGGCGGCATTCTCCCTGCTGTTTATGTTTATTGCGGTTCAGATCGGATTCGGACCGTTTTAA